A window of Aurantibacillus circumpalustris genomic DNA:
ACGCTGTCGGTCGCTAAAAAGTGATGGGTTAGTTCGACCGAGTTTGAATGGCTTAGTAGTAACGGAAGAAGGAAAACCTTTTCTTAGAAATATCTGTATGTGTTTCGATAACCGTTATTGGAAAAAACTCCCGCAAAGTCAGGCTTTTAGTTCGGTGGCATAAACTAAGGCATTAACCTTACCATTTTCCAGTGCTCAGTTTTATTATTTTCTTGTAAAGAATATTTTATACGATCGTGTAAACGACTTGCCCTTCCTTGCCAAAATTCAAAGGAAACAGGTACCAACACATAACCACCCCAGTGATTAGGACGCGGCACTTTTTTATCTTTATACTTCAACAGTGTTTCTTCATAACGCTCATCTAAGGCGGCGCGATTTTCTATTCTTGAACTTTGCTGCGAGGCCCAAGCTCCTACTTTACTTTCGAAAGGTCGTGAACGAAAATACAATTCAGATTCTCCGATTGGAAGAAACCTTATTTCGCCTTGCATTCTTACTTGACGTTCGAGCTCTTTCCAAAAAAATAAAATACTAGCCTTGGAATTATTTTTTATTTGATTGCCTTTTGAACTTTCGTAATTGGTATAAAAAGTGAAACCACCGTAACTTAAATTTCTTAACAACACAATTCTTGAATCGGGCATACCGTTTTCATCCACGGTAGACACAGTCATGGCATTGGCATACATAGAATCCTTTTCAACAGCCTCTTTAAACCAGAGTTCAAATTGGTCAAAAGGATCATTACAACAATCCTGCTCTAACAAAACATGTTGCACATAGTCTTTTCGTGTTTCTTTTAAAATGCGGTTTATCTCGAATTTTTTCTCTTTCATTGTCTAAAATTTTCCGAATCAAAATAACAAAAGAAAACAATGTGTGCATGTGATTAAGTTCATTGTGGCTAATGATTAAAATCAGAAAGTTTATCCGATAAGTTTAAAAACTCCCCAAAGAGCCACTACAATCCCTACTGTGGTAAAACCAAACATGGCCATCTCAATTGAGCGATTGGACGCGAAATTAAAAAGAGTTACTATCATTCCAGTCATTCCAAAGATGCAACCAGCAAGAATCCACCTAAAACCTTGTTTGCGTAAATCTGCGTAATAGTGGTTTTTAGCTTCTTTAATAACCACTGTAACAAGAACGATGTCCTCACTCTTTTGAAGCAGAGCCCTGTGAATGTCTTCGCTTAACTCACCCTTCTGCAGAAGACAGGTGGCCAAGACAAAAAGTTCGTCATACAATGATTGATTTGCTTTGTTCATTGCACGCAAGATAAAATCAAAAAATGCTTGTTCACATGATCTAGGTCAGTATTACAAGAAAATTTGAAATATTACGCTTCGATTGTGGTAACCAAAGTTACTTTCGATTTGATAGAATTAGATATCAGGCAAGCCTTTTCAGATTTCTGTAAAATCCGTTCCGCTCTTTCCTTATCCGCTTCATTTACAAGTTCCACCTGGGGTTTAAGAATAATCTCAGTCATTAAATATTTACCCTCTACCTGATCCAATATTCCTTCTGAAGTACAACTAAATTTTTTGAATGCTAACTTAGAATTTTCTGCAATGGCTAAAAAAGTAGTCATAAAGCAAGAATTTACCGCCGCCGTAAGCAAATGTTCGGGCGACCAAATCCCCTCTACTCCACCTGGAAATGCGGGGGGCGTGGCCACTTCAATTTTTGTAGTTAATTCAGGCGACGAAATTTCACCTTTTCTTCCTTCTAACCAATTAAGGTTTACCTGGTAATTGTGCATTTTATTTATGTTGTTTAAATAACAAAACTAATTCATTTGCTGGTACAACTCCCGATTGTTTCCATACTACTTTTCCCTGTTTGAAAAGAATTAGAGTAGGCACACTTCTTACTTGATAAGCCGCCGCCACCTGCTGATTTTTATCCACATCCACTTTAATAATGGTGGCATCTTCTCCCATTTGAGATTTAGCTTCTTTTAAAATCGGAGCCATGGTTTTACAAGGACCGCACCATTCAGCAAAAAAATCAACCAAAACAGGTTTTTCAGAATTAATGAGTTCGTTAAAGCTTTTCATTTTTATAGGTTTACAAAATTATCTTAAAAAATTGTTCATGCGCCGTACCTCTCAATGAAGCACCTGAAAAACTTTTAAGTTTATCGTACAAATTTAAGGTTAAAAATAGGGTTGTTGTATGACATATGTCACACACATCCCTGAGAACCATCATTAACTTTGTTAATAAAGCAAACTAACTTTGAAGAAAAAAATATGAAAAAAAATATGGGAACAGCGGATAGAATAATAAGAATTATTCTCGCAGTAGTAATGATTGGTTTATTCTTAACAGATGCAATCACAGGAACTTGGGCTTACGTGCTAATGGCAGCCGCAATTATTTTTCTATTAACCAGCGTTATTTCTTTTTGTCCGCTTTATTTACCATTCGGGATAAAAACATGTAAAGAAAAACAATCATAGATATGAAAGTTGATATTAAAATTGATAACCTAAAATGTGGCGGTTGTGCGTCTACTATTCATAAAGGTTTAACTTCTATTAACGGGGTTAAAACCGTTCATGTTGAAGTTGAGGAAGAAATTGTACAAGTGGAATTTGAAAATGAGGTGACTCTTTCACAAATTAAAACCAAACTAAAGTCAATGGGCTATCCAGAAAAAGGAACTGTTGAAGGTTTTGAAAAATTAACCACAGGTGCTAAATCGTATGTAAGTTGTGCCATTGGTAAATTTTCTGACAAAGAGAAGAATTCCGAAGCTTAATTTCACGCCAATTTTCGATTAAACTAAAATTAACCTTGTGAACTACAAAGACTATTATAAAATATTAGGTGTTTCTAAAACGGCCACTCCAGACCAAATTAAAAAAGCGTACCGTAAGTTGGCTATTCAGTACCATCCTGATAAAAACCAAAATAATAAATCGGCAGAAGACAAGTTTAAAGAAGTCAATGAAGCGAACGAAGTTTTAAGTGACCCTGAAAAAAGAAAAAAATACGACGAGTTAGGAGAGAACTGGCAAAGCTACCAACAACATGGGGGCAGCAATGCAGGACAAGATTTTGATTGGTCTAAATGGCAAAACGCGCAAAGTGGAGGAAGAGGTCAATCTCAAGGACAACAATTTAACGAAAGTGATTTTTCTGATTTCTTTGAAAATATTTTTGGTGGGAAATTCAGCGGCGGCAGAAAGCAACAATCGTTTAAAGGACAAGATTATCAGGCTTCTGTTCAAATTTCACTGGAAGAAGCTTATGCTGGCACCACAAGGCAACTTGATTTAGGAACTGAAAAATTAAAAATTAATTTAAAACCTGGCACTCAGGAAAGCCAAATACTCAGACTTAAAGGAAAAGGATCCGCAGGAATGAATGGTGGATCGGCTGGTGATTTGTATTTAACGGTGCACATTGCTGAACATCCTCATTTTAAACTTCAGGGCAACGACGTACATTGTGATGTTAAAGTTGATTTGTACACAGCCATTCTTGGTGGTCAAACACTGATAAGAACTTTAAAAGGTGCTATTAAAATGACCATTAGCAAATACACACAAAACGAAAAAGTACTTCGCTTAAAAGGCATGGGAATGCCCGTGTACGGCAAAAGCAATGAATTTGGCGACCTTTATGCGAAAGTGAAAATAGAAATTCCAGAAAAACTCTCTGAAAAAGAACTTCAATTATTTACTGAATTGTCTAACTTAAAAAACAAAGCACATGCTGAGTCTTTATGATCATTTGGAGACAATTATTACCGACCGTGATAATTACCGCCGCAGCAACGAGCAACGGTTTACTAACTTTGCCAGTCAACTTTTGGAAGCGCTTGAAGTTAACACTACTGAAGAAATAAAACTGGCTTTGGAAAGAGCTTTTCGTGCTTGCAATTCGCTACACATTCCCTTTGAGCAAAATTTTAAAAGAGTTTATATTTTTAATGGAGAACAACTAATCCCCGATTGGAAAATTACACAATTCGCCTCCTATCTTATTGTGATGAATTGCGATCCTGGTCATGAATTGGTTGCCAGAGCTCAAATTTATTTTGCAAGCCATTAATTTTAAATTGAACCCTAAGGCAGATCTATGTCAGAAAACACCGTAGATAAATCTAAAGAAATAGTTTGCTACCATTGTGGTGAAGACTGTGATGATACTTCCATACATAAAGAGGAAAAGATTTTTTGTTGTGAAGGCTGCAAGATGGTGTTTGAGATCATTAATGAAAATGGACTCTGTGAATATTACGACCTCGATAAAAATCCAGGAATTGCACAAAAAACAAAAGTACGCGCAGGCAAATTTGCTTTCTTAGACAATGCTGAAGTAACCACTAAATTGGTGCATTTTTCGGAAGGAGATCAAAAGCACATCACGTTTTACTTGCCACAAATGCATTGCAGCAGCTGCATTTGGCTGCTTGAGCATTTACCCAAATTACACAAAGGCGTTATTCAATCTCAGGTAAATTTTCTTAAAAAAGAAATCACTGTGGTTTTTGATTCCACACGTGTTACATTAAAAGTTTTAGCAGAACTTCTCAGTGAAATTGGCTACGAGCCACATATTAGCTTAAACGATCTTTCAGATTCCAAAATAAGTAAGTACGATAAATCACGTTTGTACAAAATTGGCATAGCCGGTTTTTGTTTTGGGAACATCATGATGCTGAGTTTTCCAGAGTATTTTTCAAACGGCACCGACAATGATAAATCTTTACAAACCATTTTTAGTTTTATCAATTTGGGATTAGCACTCCCAGTCTTCTTTTACTGCGCCTCTGAATTTTTTACTTCGGCCTACAAAAGTTTGAAACAAAAATTTCTGAACATTGATGCGCCGATCGCCCTTGCCATCCTGATTACCTTTGCAAGAAGCATTTATGAAATCACGAGCTTCTCAGGTCCTGGCTACCTCGATTCTATGAGCGGCATTGTGTTTTTTATGCTGGTGGGCCGATTTTTTCAAAATAAAAGTTACGACACACTCAATTTCGATCGTGATTATAAATCTTACTTTCCACTCGGTGTCACTGTTTTAAACAACGATACCACGGAAACTCAAATTCCAGTTTCAGAATTAAAAAAAGGAAACCGTATTAAAATTCATAACAGTGAAATTATTCCTGCAGACGGAATTCTGTTTATGGGAAAGGCCACCATTGATTATAGTTTTGTAACGGGTGAATCTACTCCTGTTGAAAAAAACATCGGTGAAATTATTTACGCAGGAGGAAAACAATGCTCTGGCGCGATAGAACTAGAAGTGGTGAAAGAAGTTTCACAAAGCTATCTCACACAACTTTGGAACAACACCGCTTTTAAAAACAAAAAGAATCAACCTAAAGATTCTTTTATTCATTTAATCAGTCGTTATTTTACCTACGGTTTATTTAGCATTGCTTTAACAGCTGGTATTTACTGGAGTCTACAGGGTGGTGGTTTGGCATGGAACGCTGTAACCTCTATTTTGATTGTTGCTTGTCCTTGTGCATTGTTACTTTCGGCAACCTTTACGAATGGAAACATGATCAGCGTTTTGCAGAAATATAATTTCTTTGTAAAAAATGCAGAAGTACTTGAAACCATTTCTGAAACCGACACTTTGGTATTTGATAAAACGGGAACTATTACCCGCCAAGATACTTCAACCGCCACCTTTAGAGGTTGTGACTTAAACGACTATCATTTACAACTTATTCGTATGCTGGCGGCTCAATCCAGTCATCCATTAAGCAAAGCTATCGCTGCCTCCATTCCATTTCAAAAAAAATTATCTGTAAAAAATTATGTAGAAGAAGCCGGAAAAGGAAGTTCTGCCTTGATCAATAATGAATCTATCCGTATGGGTTCTTCGGAGTTTATAACCGGTGCGAGTTCAAAAGAAAATACGGATGGTAGTAAGGTTTATGTTTCGCACAACGAACAAGTTTTAGGTTGGTATTACATTAAAACGCCGTACCGTGAAAATCTTTCTGAAGTGATGAACGGACTTAAACAAAATTATCAGCTCGCTTTAATTTCTGGTGACACTAGTACAGAAGAAACTTATCTCAATAAATTATTTGGAAAAGAAGTGGAACTTCATTTTAATAAAAAACCGCAAGACAAACTCGATTACATTAAAAACCTTCAAAACAAAGGACATAAAGTGCTGATGATTGGTGACGGTTTAAACGACGCCGGTGCTCTGCAACAAAGCGAAGTAGGAATTGCCATCAGCGATAACATCAATAATTTTTCTCCTGGTAGCGATATTATTTTGGATGGCAAATCTTTCAATAAACTCAACGCCCTACTCGACTATTGTAGAAAAGAGAAACAAATTATTTACGGAAGTTTTATCATCTCTTTATTATACAATGTAGTTGGTTTAAGTTTTGCCGTGCAAGGAACACTTTCCCCTGTTATTGCGGCGATTCTGATGCCAATTAGTTCTATTTCTATTGTGCTTTATACGACTGTTGCCAGTAGATGGTTTGCGAGGAAGTTGGGCTAGATTTGAAATCTCACTTGTCTTTTTTAATAAGCACGAATGAAACAAATGAAATATATTTTGTGCGCCAAGCCAATAGTTAGGCGTAATTTCAAGACAACCAACAGTAACAAGACAACAAATAGAATATGATAACAATCGACAACTACTTAGATAGCCATTACATACACCGAAGCAACTGGTTGAGAGCTGCTGTTCTTGGAGCAAATGACGGAATAATTTCCGTTTCTAGTCTTGCAATAGGAGTGGCTGCTGCAAGTTCGACAAGAGAGCCGATTGTTTTAGCAACAGTCGCAGGACTTGTTGCTGGAGCTTTATCTATGGCAGCAGGCGAATATGTTTCGGTAAGTTCGCAAACCGACACTGAAAAGGCGGACATTGAAAGAGAAATTAAGGAACTAAAAGAAATGCCAGAAGAAGAACTTACTATTTTGGCTCAAATCTATGAGAAGCGTGGACTAAAAAAAGAAACCGCAAGACAAGTGGCAATTGAATTGACAGAAAAAGACGCTTTGGGAACACACATAAGAGATGAATTAGGCATCAACGAAATAAGTCAAGCAAATCCAATACAAGCTGCTTTTGCATCTGGAGCCTCTTTCACTGTTGGTGGCGTATTACCGCTTTTAGTTGTCCTTTTTGCAACTGTTAAAGGAATGGAATATTGGTTGTATGGTTTTACACTAATTTTCCTAATCATTTTAGGAGCGACATCTGCAAAAACAGGTGGTTCAAGCATTAAAAAAGCAATCTTGCGAATTACCATTTGGGGTACAATTGCAATGGTACTTTCTGCGTTAGTTGGTTACCTTTTTGGAGTAAATATTTAATTTTTAAAAACATAATAATATGAACGGAGCACATTGGCATTTAGCGGTAAATCATTTACCAATCATTTTCCCTATCGTGGGAGTAATCGTAATGACTACAGGACTTATTTCAAAATCAGAAGTTGTTAAACGAACGGCATTTATGATTTTTGTTTTCGGTGCATTAGCCGCAATAGCAGCTATGAATACAGGAGAAGGTGCAGAAGAAGTAGTAGAAAAAATAAATGGAGTTACGGAAAACTTCATAGAAAGCCACGAAGAAACAGCAGAAACATTCGCTATACTTTCTTATATTATAGGTGGAATTTCTTTGCTTGGACTTTGGGCGAGCTTTAAACAAAAAACATTTTCTTCCCTTATTTCAATTAGCACATTGATTTTTGCCTTTGTGGTATTATTCTTTGCTAACCAAACAGGTACAACTGGCGGTGAAATAAGACACACCGAAATAAGAAGCGGAAACAGTATTCCTGCGACAGACAATAATAACGCTGAAAAAGGCGAAGACGATTAAAAATGATAAAAACAGAAAGGCAAGGTTTACTTCATCTGCTAAAAATTGCAACACCGTTTATTATAATTACAACGGTATATACAATTTTTGTGCTTGCTCTTGAAGAATATTTCGGTGACCACATTTACAAAATATCTGGACAAATTGGTTCAGTATTTGGACTTGCGGTTGCTTTCTTTCTTGGTTTCAGGATGAACTCTGCCTATGACAGATGGTGGGAAGCAAGAAAAATATTTGGCGAATTGACTAACAATACACGAAGTTTTGTTGCAAAAATTTATGCTTACTATGGAAATGAACAACATTTCAAAGAAACCAAACAAAATGACATAAATCTCAAAGCACAAAAAATCATTGAGTTAAGCATTTTATACATAGGACAGCTAAAAAATGAAATGCACAACAACTTGCATCCAAAATTTGATGACCAAACAAACAAACTATTTTCTGAATTTAAGATAAACACAGAGAATAAAATTTCAAATGAGATTTTAGTAGCAATCACAAAGGACATTGAAGATAATTTTACAACATCTGCAAGAATTGAAAAAGGAGATTTGATGCAACATATCAATCGGTTTTATGACATTCAAGGAAAAGCAGAAAGAATAAAGAACACACCATTCCTTATGATTTACAGTGCATTCACAAAATTAATTGTAAATTTCTATGTAATCCTTATTCCACTATTTATTGGCGACATTGACTTGGGTGGTGAAGAAAGTGGATTTGAGTTTTTGGCTGTTCCTATTATGGTAATTATTAGCACAGCCTTTTTGACAATAAACAAACTTGCGAATTTGTATGGAGAACCTTTTTCTGAAAACAAAAAAACATCTGTAACCATTGACGACATTTGCAAGATAATCGAACAGAATTGTAATGAAGTATGCAGCAAACTGAAATAAAAACTGCGCCTAACACTATCCTTGGGAGTTTTATCGAATTGTTGGCTTCAGCTACCTACAAAAAAACACATTTGAATATTAAAACGAATCGCTTATTTTTAATTGCCACTCAATCGCTATAATTTATTTGTAAACGTTCGTATTATTTGATTGTGCGCCAAGCCAAGAGTTAGTAGTAAGTGGCGGAACAATTCCGTAAGACGAAAAACGCTTTGTTAGACAAAATACTTACTGGCCATTTTACTCGATGTCTTGCGATTGCCTGGTTCTTAAGGCCTTTAAGTTTATTTGACGGCTAACAGCAAGGATAATACCTCTATTGTAAACTGGATGAGAAGTTGCAGGTAATTGTTTTCGAACAGGAAGAAGTGAGTGAGTCAATCGTAATCCTACACGCCATTTGTCGTTAAATACGTAACCTGCACCTAGATTGAAAGAAAAGTCTTTTTTACTAATCGGATAAAGGTCGGTTTGGTACGGAAGTGCTCCTCCCTTTATATATTCTCCAGTATTGATTAATCCTGCTAAACTTGGACCAAATTCAAAGTAACCATTTTGCTTGTTATATTGGAAGAGGATTGGGACTTCAAAGTAATTTAGATTTAGCCAATAATCGCCATACTTGGGTTGATGAAGGCCTAGCCCAGTTCCTTTGCCAATTTGAGTTAGTTCAGCCTGTATAGTCCAACTTTTACTAATTTTTATCTGAACCCATATTCCACCCATGAAAGCAATTCTTGGTATTTTTTTTAAGGGACAGCCTGTAATAGTTTGCATTCCTGAACCAAATTTAAACCCAAACTTACATTGAGTTTTTAATTTACCTTGAGACCAAACATCAAGGCAAATAATTGACATGAAAAAAAAAATAAAAAGCTTTTTCATTGCTATTTAACGGAATGGTCATATAAAAATTGTGCTAATAACAACGCTGCCATTGGCGAACATTTAAACATAAGCTAAACCGTGTGTGCCACCATACTACTAACAGCGCCTAAGCACAATTTTTACGCGTTAGCACTCAAATACATAACTTGACATAACAAAAAAACGGCGCAAGGCTGTAAAACTTGACCAGTAATGCACGAAGACATCGCTTCAGGAAAAAACTCAAAGCAACAAAACACCAAAAATTCGACAAATTAACTAATGACGTCCTTACTTTGGCTTTACGACAGTTTTTCGTAAATTCGTATATTCAAAATCACTGACATGACTGCTACCGCTATAAAAAAACAAGTTGACAGCTACCTTCCATTGCTCTCGGATAAGCAGCAGATTTTGGTCCTTGAGATGATCAAGACCTTTTTAAATGTAGACAAAGATGCTAAGAGGATTACCCGTAAACAATATAACAAAGAAGTAAATGAAGCTGTTGATAGAATTGAAAAGGGAACTTCTGTTTCTCACAAAGAAGCTATTAAGGAATTATCTAAATGGTAAAGCCAATTTCCTTCAAAATAATATGGGACAGAAAAGCACTTGATCATTTTAAAGACATTTTAACTTATCTCGAAAAACAAAGTAATCAAGCTCCCAAAATCGTAAAAAGCACAATTCTCGCTCGCCTTGACGTTATTAAAACAAATCCTCTCATTTCTGAATTAGATGAATTAAAAGACGCTCCAAATAGGGATTTCAGAGCATTTGTAGTTTTTAGTTATCGAGTGACCTATCAAGTTAAATCCGACACAAAAGAAATTCGTATTCTTAGAATAAGACACACGAGTCGAGAACCGCTTGGTTATTAATCAACAGACAAGGTCAAATACTGTGTGTGGCGCAAGACTTAAAAAGACTAGTTGCAATAGATTGTATAGACTTTCAAAACAAAATTAAATCCAATTCCAATTAGCGAATAATGTAGCGCTTCCAATTCTTTTAATCAATCCTCACAATTTGTTGGTATTGGTTATAAACGTTTGTATTGTTTGATGGTGTCCCAAGCCTTTAGTTACCAGAAATGGCTTACCTTTAAAAGCAGCAATAATGCTGGACAACTAAGAACTGAGGAATTCTGGAATATAAATGACTACATAAAAATTAATAAGACACATCATTTGGACAACTATTTTGTGGAATTTCCATTTTGGAGAGGAAACAAAAGTAAATATCAACCATTCTTTGATTGGCAGACAAATTCATCATTAACTTGGTATCAAGCATACAATGAAACTAAACACGACAAGAATGATAAATTTGAGTTAGCCAATTTTGATAACCTACTAACTGCATTTACTGGACTTTTTGTGCTACTTTCTTCTCAGTTTAATTGTGAAGACTTTCAACCTGGCACTGGTTCAATTGCACTTGAAAGTGGTGATAGTTATTTTAATGGTGAATTTGGAATTGGCCAGTATTTAAAAATTGAATTTCCTAAAAACTGGGCAGATGCAGAGAAGTATGACTTTGATTGGAGTATTTTAAAAAATGAACCGACACGCTTTCAAAAATTCGACTTTAATACAATTTAGAGGAAACTAACTACAGCTCGCTGCACCTAAGCCACCCTCATTCAACAATCATTCAAAACCCTTTTTCTGCTTTAGATTAGCTGTAAACCATCTTATCTGTTATCCTACTATTTAGTCTGCTAGGAGTTTATCGAAGCGTAAACGAAGACCTGACAAAAATCATATTTCCTCCTGCGCATTGTCATAAGGCATAAAGTCGTTCTCAGGTATTTTTGGGTTCGAAATGAGTGTTATCATCATCTTAATTACAGCCAGTTTACTAATTGCCATCGGTTTTCTCGTGGCCTTTATCTGGTCGGTGAAAGCCGGGCAATACGAAGACGATTATACCCCTTCGGTAAGAATGTTGTTTGAGAACACCGTCGCACAAAAAACTTCTAAAAACTCCGAATTAGAAACAAAGAACTTGAAACCAGAAACAAGAAACAAACAAGAAATAAAAACACTATGGAAATAGAAAAATTTCAATACGACAACAAAATTGTAAAACAGTTTGCCTACGCCACCATGCTGTGGGGCCTTGTAGGAATGCTCGTTGGATTATTAGCCGCCTTGCAACTCGTTTGGCCCGTTTTTAATATGGATACCGCCTACACTACTTTTGGCAGAGTGCGCCCTATTCACACCAACGCCGTAATTTTTGCTTTTGTGGGGAACGGTATTTTTATGGGCGTTTATTATTCGCTTCAACGTTTATTAAAAGCCAGAATGTTTAGCGATTTTTTAAGTAAGATCCATTTCTGGGGCTGGCAACTCATTATTGTATTAGCAGCCGTAACGCTTGCCTTGGGTAAAACCACTGGTAAAGAATACGCTGAACTAGAATGGCCAATTGATATTTTAATTACACTGGTTTGGGTAGTATTTGGTTGGAACATGTTTGGAACGATTCTTCGTCGTCGTGAACGTCACTTGTATGTAGCCATTTGGTTTTACATTGCCACCTTCATAACGGTTGCCATGTTACACATTGTGAACTCTATCGAAATTCCAGTTTCGTTCTGGAAATCTTATCCTGTGTATGCAGGGGTTCAAGATGCTTTGGTACAATGGTGGTATGGTCATAACGCCGTTGCCTTTTTCTTAACCACTCCCTATTTAGGTTTAATGTATTACTTCCTTCCAAAAGCAGCTAACCGACCAGTTTATTCGTATCGTTTATCCATCATTCACTTTTGGGCACTTATCTTTTTATACATCTGGGCGGGTCCACATCACTTGCTTTACACTGCCCTCCCCGATTGGGCGCAATCTTTAGGAGTTGTTTTCTCCATCATGCTCATTGCTCCATCTTGGGGTGGTATGATTAACGGTTTATTAACCTTACGTGGTGCATGGGACAAAGTGCGTGACGATGTTGTTTTAAAATTCTTAGTAGTAGCGGTAACGGCTTACGGTATGGCGACTTTTGAAGGACCCTTACTTTCCATCAAATCTATTAATGCCATAAGTCATTATACTGATTGGACTGTTGCACACGTACACGTTGGAGCTCTTGGTTGGAATGGATTTTTAACCTTCGGTATTTTATATTGGTTGATTCCACGATTATTTGGTGTGAAATTATATTCA
This region includes:
- the ccoN gene encoding cytochrome-c oxidase, cbb3-type subunit I, translating into MEIEKFQYDNKIVKQFAYATMLWGLVGMLVGLLAALQLVWPVFNMDTAYTTFGRVRPIHTNAVIFAFVGNGIFMGVYYSLQRLLKARMFSDFLSKIHFWGWQLIIVLAAVTLALGKTTGKEYAELEWPIDILITLVWVVFGWNMFGTILRRRERHLYVAIWFYIATFITVAMLHIVNSIEIPVSFWKSYPVYAGVQDALVQWWYGHNAVAFFLTTPYLGLMYYFLPKAANRPVYSYRLSIIHFWALIFLYIWAGPHHLLYTALPDWAQSLGVVFSIMLIAPSWGGMINGLLTLRGAWDKVRDDVVLKFLVVAVTAYGMATFEGPLLSIKSINAISHYTDWTVAHVHVGALGWNGFLTFGILYWLIPRLFGVKLYSPKLANMHFWIGTLGIILYAVPMYFAGIMQSLMWKEFTPEGQLKWQFMDTVTKMIPFYAARAAGGLLFLTGAIMMVYNLIKTVKSGSLIANEEAEAPALAPTYKAHAGDHWHRWIERRPVQMLVLSLVVVIIGGVIELIPTFLIQTNIPTISSVKPYTPLELEGRDIYVREGCYTCHSQMIRPFRSETARYGEYSKAGEFVYDHPFQWGSKRTGPDLARIGGKYPDSWHYNHMMDPTSMSPGSIMPSYPWLLDDKINAAAVLSKIRAMQRLGVPYPEGYEKIAPEDMEKQAKEIAESLKKDGIRTAPDKEIIAVIAYLQRMGKDIKAAPKEEISKLTN
- the ccoS gene encoding cbb3-type cytochrome oxidase assembly protein CcoS, producing MSVIIILITASLLIAIGFLVAFIWSVKAGQYEDDYTPSVRMLFENTVAQKTSKNSELETKNLKPETRNKQEIKTLWK